From a single Streptomyces sp. NBC_01264 genomic region:
- a CDS encoding biotin carboxylase N-terminal domain-containing protein: MFSTVLVANRGEIAVRVIRTLRELGIRSVAVFSDADADARHVREADTAVRIGPAAAAESYLSVERLLDAARRTGAEAVHPGYGFLAENAAFAAACADAGLAFIGPPASAISLMGDKIRAKETVKAAGVPVVPGSSGSGLSDADLVAAAEEIGMPVLLKPSAGGGGKGMRLVRDSALLGEEIAAARREAKSSFGDDTLLVERWVDRPRHIEIQVLADAHGNVVHLGERECSLQRRHQKVIEEAPSVLLTPELRASMGAAAVEAARSCGYVGAGTVEFIVPGGDPSSYFFMEMNTRLQVEHPVTELVTGLDLVEQQLRVAAGAELGFGQSDVTLTGHAIEARVCAEDPARGFLPSGGTVLALSEPSGGSVRTDSGLAAGVDTGSTYDPMLSKVIAYGPDRAAALRVLRGALADTVILGVQTNTGFLRRLLAHPDVVSGDLDTGLVERDLADLLPEGVPAEVYAAAAMLSVPHPAPSRNPAGGWTDPFDSANGWRLGGTPAWTVHHFRLPGQDPETVRTRPSSASPAFEARGLGQSPSTTGPHTELLLGDAEGTPARGRIVELTPEHLTVELDGVTHRFSHATSPEGTWLGRDGDSWHVQAHDPVEANLRGAGRGGADTLAAPMPGTVTVVKVAVGEKVTAGQSLLVVEAMKMEHVISAPHAGTVTELDVTPGTTVAMDQVLAVVTPDEEEKAE, encoded by the coding sequence ATGTTCAGCACTGTTCTGGTCGCCAACCGGGGCGAGATCGCGGTCCGCGTCATCCGCACGCTGCGGGAGCTCGGCATCCGGTCCGTGGCCGTCTTCAGCGACGCCGACGCGGACGCCCGGCACGTACGGGAGGCCGACACGGCCGTCCGCATCGGCCCGGCGGCGGCCGCAGAGAGCTACCTGTCGGTGGAGCGGCTGCTCGACGCGGCGCGCCGCACGGGCGCCGAGGCCGTCCACCCCGGCTACGGCTTCCTCGCGGAGAACGCCGCCTTCGCGGCCGCCTGCGCGGACGCGGGCCTGGCCTTCATCGGGCCGCCGGCCTCGGCGATCTCCCTGATGGGCGACAAGATCCGCGCCAAGGAGACCGTCAAGGCCGCGGGCGTGCCCGTGGTCCCCGGCTCCTCGGGCAGCGGGCTGTCCGACGCCGACCTGGTCGCCGCCGCCGAGGAGATCGGCATGCCGGTCCTGCTGAAGCCCTCGGCGGGCGGCGGCGGCAAGGGCATGCGGCTGGTACGGGACTCCGCGCTGCTCGGCGAGGAGATCGCGGCGGCCCGGCGCGAGGCGAAGTCCTCCTTCGGCGACGACACCCTGCTCGTGGAGCGCTGGGTGGACCGGCCCCGGCACATCGAGATCCAGGTACTGGCGGACGCGCACGGGAACGTGGTCCACCTCGGGGAGCGCGAGTGCTCGCTCCAGCGGCGCCACCAGAAGGTGATCGAGGAGGCCCCGTCGGTCCTGCTGACGCCGGAGCTGCGGGCCTCGATGGGCGCGGCGGCGGTGGAGGCGGCGCGGTCCTGCGGGTACGTCGGCGCGGGCACGGTGGAGTTCATCGTCCCGGGCGGGGACCCCTCCTCGTACTTCTTCATGGAGATGAACACCCGGCTCCAGGTGGAACACCCGGTCACCGAGCTCGTCACCGGACTCGACCTCGTGGAGCAGCAGCTCCGGGTCGCGGCGGGCGCGGAGCTGGGCTTCGGCCAGTCGGACGTCACCCTCACCGGCCACGCCATCGAGGCCCGCGTCTGCGCCGAGGATCCGGCGCGGGGCTTCCTGCCGTCCGGCGGTACGGTCCTGGCGCTGTCGGAGCCCTCCGGCGGCTCGGTCCGTACGGACTCCGGCCTCGCGGCGGGGGTCGACACCGGGTCCACCTACGACCCGATGCTGTCGAAGGTCATCGCCTACGGGCCCGACCGGGCGGCGGCCCTGCGGGTGCTGCGGGGCGCCCTGGCGGACACCGTGATCCTGGGCGTGCAGACCAATACGGGCTTCCTGCGGAGGCTGCTCGCGCACCCGGACGTCGTCTCCGGCGACCTGGACACCGGTCTGGTCGAGCGGGACCTGGCCGACCTCCTCCCCGAGGGGGTGCCTGCGGAGGTGTACGCGGCTGCGGCCATGCTCTCTGTCCCCCACCCCGCCCCTTCCCGAAACCCTGCGGGGGGCTGGACTGACCCGTTCGACTCCGCCAACGGCTGGCGCCTCGGCGGCACCCCCGCCTGGACGGTCCACCACTTCCGCCTCCCGGGCCAGGACCCGGAAACGGTCCGCACCCGGCCGAGCTCAGCCTCGCCGGCGTTTGAGGCGCGGGGTCTGGGGCAGAGCCCCAGCACCACCGGCCCGCACACGGAACTCCTCCTCGGCGACGCGGAGGGCACCCCGGCCCGGGGCCGGATCGTCGAGCTCACCCCCGAGCACCTCACCGTGGAACTCGACGGGGTCACCCACCGGTTCAGCCACGCCACCTCCCCGGAGGGGACCTGGCTCGGCCGCGACGGCGACTCCTGGCACGTGCAGGCCCACGACCCGGTCGAGGCGAACCTCCGCGGAGCCGGCCGCGGCGGGGCGGACACCCTCGCCGCCCCCATGCCCGGCACCGTCACCGTCGTCAAGGTGGCCGTCGGGGAGAAGGTGACCGCCGGCCAGAGCCTGCTCGTCGTCGAGGCCATGAAGATGGAGCACGTCATCTCCGCCCCGCACGCCGGAACCGTCACCGAACTCGACGTCACCCCCGGCACCACGGTCGCCATGGACCAGGTCCTGGCCGTGGTCACCCCGGACGAGGAGGAGAAGGCCGAATGA
- a CDS encoding hydroxymethylglutaryl-CoA lyase: MNGLPMSFADEGLPARIRIHEVGARDGLQNEKTSVPTHVKAEFVHRLAAAGLTTIEATSFVHPGWVPQLADADELFPLLADVQAALPVLVPNERGLDRALALGATRIAVFGSATETFASRNLNRTVAESLAMFEPVVARAKDHKAHVRGYLSMCFGDPWEGPVPVHQVVGVAKALLDLGCDELSLGDTIGVATPGHVQTLLSELNEEGVGTDRIGVHFHDTYGQALSNTLAALQHGVTTVDASAGGLGGCPYAKSATGNLATEDLVWMLDGLGIETGVDLAALTATSVWMAEQLGRPSPSRTVRALSHKE; this comes from the coding sequence ATGAACGGGCTTCCGATGAGCTTCGCGGACGAGGGCCTCCCGGCCCGGATCCGGATCCACGAGGTCGGCGCGCGCGACGGGCTGCAGAACGAGAAGACGTCCGTCCCGACCCATGTGAAGGCCGAGTTCGTGCACCGGCTGGCTGCCGCGGGGCTCACCACCATCGAGGCCACCAGCTTCGTGCACCCCGGGTGGGTCCCCCAGCTGGCCGACGCCGACGAGCTGTTCCCCCTCCTCGCGGACGTACAGGCCGCGCTGCCGGTCCTCGTCCCCAACGAGCGCGGGCTCGACCGCGCGCTCGCGCTCGGTGCCACCCGGATCGCCGTCTTCGGCTCCGCCACCGAGACCTTCGCCTCCCGCAACCTCAACCGCACCGTCGCCGAGTCCCTCGCGATGTTCGAGCCCGTCGTGGCCCGCGCCAAGGACCACAAGGCACACGTGCGCGGCTACCTCTCCATGTGTTTCGGCGACCCCTGGGAGGGCCCGGTCCCGGTCCACCAGGTGGTCGGCGTCGCCAAGGCCCTCCTGGACCTCGGCTGTGACGAGCTGAGCCTCGGCGACACCATCGGCGTCGCCACCCCGGGGCACGTGCAGACCCTCCTCTCCGAGCTCAACGAGGAGGGCGTGGGCACCGACCGGATCGGCGTGCACTTCCACGACACTTACGGCCAGGCCCTGTCCAACACCCTCGCCGCGCTCCAGCACGGCGTGACCACCGTCGACGCGTCCGCGGGCGGCCTCGGCGGATGCCCGTACGCCAAGAGCGCCACGGGCAATCTCGCGACCGAGGACCTCGTCTGGATGCTCGACGGCCTCGGCATCGAGACCGGGGTCGATCTGGCCGCCCTCACCGCCACGAGCGTGTGGATGGCCGAGCAGTTGGGGCGTCCCAGCCCCTCCCGTACCGTCCGCGCCCTCTCCCACAAGGAGTAA
- a CDS encoding acyl-CoA dehydrogenase family protein, with protein MALDHRLTPEHEELRRTVEAFAHDVVAPKIGDLYERHEFPYEIVREMGRMGLFGLPFPEEYGGMGGDYLALGIALEELARVDSSVAITLEAGVSLGAMPLYLFGTEEQKREWLPRMCSGEILGAFGLTEPGAGSDAGGTRTTAVRDGDEWVINGSKCFITNSGTDITGLVTVTAVTGRKADGRPEISSIIVPSGTPGFTVAAPYSKVGWNSSDTRELSFDGVRVPLANLVGQEGRGYAQFLRILDEGRVAISALATGLAQGCVDESVKYAKERHAFGKAIGDNQAIQFKLADMEMRAHMARIGWRDAASRLVAGEPFKKEAAIAKLYSSTVAVDNARDATQIHGGYGFMNEYPVARMWRDSKILEIGEGTSEVQRMLIARELGLSV; from the coding sequence ATGGCCCTCGACCACCGGCTCACCCCCGAGCACGAGGAACTCCGCCGCACCGTCGAGGCGTTCGCGCACGATGTGGTGGCGCCCAAGATCGGCGATCTGTACGAGCGGCACGAGTTCCCGTACGAGATCGTCCGCGAGATGGGCCGCATGGGCCTGTTCGGCCTGCCCTTCCCGGAGGAGTACGGCGGCATGGGCGGCGACTACCTCGCCCTCGGCATCGCCCTGGAGGAGCTGGCCCGCGTCGACTCCTCGGTCGCCATCACCCTGGAGGCCGGCGTCTCGCTCGGCGCCATGCCCCTGTACCTCTTCGGCACCGAGGAGCAGAAGCGGGAGTGGCTGCCGCGGATGTGCTCCGGCGAGATCCTCGGCGCCTTCGGCCTGACCGAGCCCGGCGCGGGCAGCGACGCGGGCGGCACGCGCACCACCGCCGTCCGGGACGGCGACGAGTGGGTGATCAACGGCTCCAAGTGCTTCATCACCAACTCCGGTACGGACATCACCGGTCTGGTCACCGTCACCGCCGTGACGGGCCGCAAGGCTGACGGCCGCCCGGAGATCTCCTCGATCATCGTCCCGTCCGGCACCCCGGGCTTCACCGTGGCCGCCCCCTACTCCAAGGTGGGCTGGAACTCCTCGGACACCCGTGAGCTGTCCTTCGACGGCGTACGGGTCCCCCTCGCCAACCTGGTCGGCCAGGAGGGCCGCGGCTACGCCCAGTTCCTGCGGATCCTCGACGAGGGCCGCGTGGCCATCTCGGCGCTCGCGACGGGCCTGGCGCAGGGCTGCGTGGACGAGTCGGTGAAGTACGCCAAGGAGCGGCACGCCTTCGGCAAGGCGATCGGCGACAACCAGGCCATCCAGTTCAAGCTGGCGGACATGGAGATGCGCGCCCACATGGCCCGGATCGGCTGGCGCGACGCGGCCTCCCGGCTCGTGGCCGGGGAGCCGTTCAAGAAGGAGGCGGCCATCGCGAAGCTCTACTCCTCGACGGTGGCGGTCGACAACGCGCGCGACGCCACGCAGATCCACGGCGGCTACGGGTTCATGAACGAGTACCCGGTGGCCCGTATGTGGCGCGACTCCAAGATCCTGGAGATCGGCGAGGGCACGAGCGAGGTGCAGCGCATGCTGATCGCCCGTGAGCTGGGGCTTTCCGTCTAG
- a CDS encoding ABC transporter substrate-binding protein, whose protein sequence is MPKSRSSLLTRRGLIAAGGALGLVAALTACGGGDSAKDGSGDKGDSAASGPWSFKDDLGKNVTTKSAPKNIVAFSGTAAALYDYGVQVKGVFGPTKAANGEPDVQAGSMDISKVEILGNAWGQFNIEKYASLQPDLLVTNTWDGSYWYVPDESKDKILGLAPAVAIGAGGDVTMDKALARTAELAKSLGADLNARKAVDAKARFEAASAKVREAVKANPGIKVLVGSGDADQFYISTPKTAADLSYFQQLGVEFVTPDKLDEGSTFFESLSWENAGKYAADLVLLDNRSKTLQPEQLTKDKPTWNALPAVKAGQVAPRSAEPVYSYDKCAQILEDLAKAVQNAKKVS, encoded by the coding sequence ATGCCCAAGTCCCGCTCCTCCCTCCTCACCCGCCGCGGCCTCATCGCGGCAGGCGGCGCCCTCGGCCTCGTGGCCGCGCTCACCGCCTGCGGTGGCGGCGACTCCGCGAAGGACGGTTCGGGCGACAAGGGCGACTCGGCCGCCTCCGGCCCCTGGAGCTTCAAGGACGACCTCGGCAAGAACGTCACCACCAAGTCCGCGCCGAAGAACATCGTCGCCTTCAGCGGCACCGCGGCCGCGCTGTACGACTACGGCGTCCAGGTCAAGGGCGTGTTCGGTCCGACCAAGGCCGCCAACGGCGAGCCCGACGTGCAGGCCGGTTCGATGGACATCTCCAAGGTCGAGATCCTCGGCAACGCCTGGGGCCAGTTCAACATCGAGAAGTACGCGTCCCTCCAGCCCGACCTCCTGGTCACCAACACCTGGGACGGCTCCTACTGGTACGTGCCGGACGAGTCCAAGGACAAGATCCTGGGGCTCGCCCCGGCCGTCGCGATCGGCGCCGGCGGCGACGTCACGATGGACAAGGCCCTGGCCCGCACCGCGGAGCTGGCCAAGTCCCTGGGCGCCGACCTGAACGCCAGGAAGGCCGTGGACGCCAAGGCCCGCTTCGAGGCCGCCTCCGCCAAGGTCCGCGAGGCCGTCAAGGCCAACCCCGGCATCAAGGTGCTCGTCGGCTCGGGCGACGCGGACCAGTTCTACATCTCCACGCCGAAGACCGCGGCCGACCTGAGCTACTTCCAGCAGCTGGGCGTCGAGTTCGTCACCCCGGACAAGCTCGACGAGGGCAGCACCTTCTTCGAGAGCCTCAGCTGGGAGAACGCCGGCAAGTACGCGGCCGACCTCGTCCTGCTCGACAACCGCAGCAAGACCCTCCAGCCGGAGCAGCTGACGAAGGACAAGCCCACCTGGAACGCCCTCCCCGCCGTCAAGGCCGGCCAGGTCGCCCCGCGCTCCGCCGAGCCCGTCTACTCGTACGACAAGTGCGCGCAGATCCTGGAAGACCTCGCGAAGGCCGTCCAGAACGCCAAGAAGGTCAGCTGA
- a CDS encoding beta-N-acetylhexosaminidase has protein sequence MRVPRRMLAALLVLAAVPAAASCSGAARGDDARPGDEPPVALAPYERLLPAPVSARAGGPGYAFGPGTVIRTGPTGDEEVRKVGELLAEQLRGPSGLPLPVVDGAQGDGIRLRIDAEAEGAGEEGYRLESGPGGVTLTARTPAGLFHAGQTLRQLLPVSGPGTVPGGTVTDAPRFAYRGAMVDVARHFFTVEQVKRYVDQLAQYKVNTLHLHLTDDQGWRIAIDSWPRLAEYGGASEVGGGPGGHWTKDEYRDLVAYASERYVDVVPEIDMPGHVNAAQAAYAELNCDGKARERYTGIKVGFSSLCVGEERTYAFIDQVLGELAELTPGTYLHIGGDEAHSTPAADYAAFMDRAQAVVAKHGKTVVAWHQLATARPTPGAVLQYWGHDRTAAAEKAAVAAAAKAGSPVILSPADRLYLDMKYDKETKPGLAWAGYVPVRRAYDWNPGAYLTDLPESAVLGVEAPLWTETIATRGDWELMAFPRVLGLAELGWSPAATHDWTSYRVRLAAQAPRLDAQDITYHRAPDVPWS, from the coding sequence ATGAGAGTCCCGCGACGCATGCTCGCCGCCCTCCTGGTCCTCGCCGCCGTCCCCGCGGCCGCCTCCTGCTCCGGCGCCGCGAGGGGGGACGACGCCCGGCCGGGCGACGAGCCTCCCGTCGCGCTCGCGCCCTACGAACGGCTCCTGCCCGCGCCCGTCTCCGCCCGCGCCGGGGGCCCGGGGTACGCCTTCGGCCCGGGCACGGTCATCCGTACCGGCCCGACCGGCGACGAGGAGGTCCGCAAGGTCGGCGAACTCCTCGCCGAGCAGCTGCGCGGCCCCAGCGGGCTGCCGCTGCCCGTGGTCGACGGCGCGCAGGGCGACGGGATCCGGCTGCGGATCGACGCGGAGGCCGAGGGGGCGGGGGAGGAGGGCTACCGGCTGGAGTCCGGGCCCGGCGGGGTCACCCTCACCGCCCGCACGCCCGCGGGCCTCTTCCACGCCGGCCAGACGCTGCGCCAGCTCCTGCCGGTGTCCGGCCCGGGGACGGTGCCGGGCGGCACGGTCACGGACGCGCCGCGCTTCGCGTACCGGGGGGCGATGGTGGACGTGGCCCGCCACTTCTTCACGGTGGAGCAGGTCAAGAGGTACGTCGACCAGCTCGCGCAGTACAAGGTCAACACCCTGCACCTGCACCTGACCGACGACCAGGGCTGGCGCATCGCGATCGACTCCTGGCCGCGGCTGGCGGAGTACGGGGGCGCGAGCGAGGTCGGCGGCGGACCCGGCGGGCACTGGACGAAGGACGAGTACCGGGACCTGGTGGCGTACGCCTCGGAGCGGTACGTGGACGTGGTCCCCGAGATCGACATGCCCGGCCACGTGAACGCCGCGCAGGCCGCCTACGCCGAGCTGAACTGCGACGGCAAGGCGCGCGAGCGCTACACCGGGATCAAGGTCGGCTTCAGCTCGCTGTGCGTGGGGGAGGAGCGGACCTACGCGTTCATCGACCAGGTGCTGGGGGAGCTCGCGGAGCTGACCCCGGGCACGTACCTCCACATCGGCGGCGACGAGGCCCACTCCACGCCCGCGGCGGACTACGCGGCCTTCATGGACCGGGCCCAGGCGGTGGTGGCCAAGCACGGCAAGACGGTGGTGGCCTGGCACCAGCTCGCGACGGCCCGGCCGACCCCCGGCGCGGTCCTCCAGTACTGGGGCCACGACCGCACGGCGGCGGCCGAGAAGGCGGCGGTGGCCGCGGCGGCCAAGGCGGGCAGCCCGGTGATCCTGTCCCCGGCGGACCGGCTCTACCTGGACATGAAGTACGACAAGGAGACGAAGCCGGGACTGGCCTGGGCCGGGTACGTACCGGTGCGCCGCGCCTACGACTGGAACCCCGGGGCCTATCTGACGGACCTCCCGGAGTCCGCGGTCCTCGGTGTGGAGGCCCCGCTCTGGACGGAGACCATCGCGACGCGGGGCGACTGGGAACTGATGGCCTTCCCGCGCGTCCTGGGCCTCGCGGAACTGGGCTGGTCCCCGGCCGCCACCCACGACTGGACCTCGTACCGCGTCCGCCTGGCGGCGCAGGCCCCGCGCCTGGACGCCCAGGACATCACCTACCACCGGGCACCGGACGTGCCGTGGTCCTGA
- a CDS encoding DUF4429 domain-containing protein, producing MAEIIQKDGTWTFDGDAVRIVPGRDKGVGLLRQTLGEVLVPLRALAGISYEPGRKAGRLRLRLRDGADPLLQVTGGRLPEASDPYRLTVEPDRGGVAEYFVDEVRNALLLDQVDAGPADSYLLPGPAVPIAVGAGDGTVAFDGDRVSLEWNWTTEEAKRSGGARAFRVADLRSVEWAPSRGLENGWIRFALAGAGQSAAPKYDPHTVELFGFKKDPLMALVAAAVAVRMPHPAAPSPEPDPSPSPSFPPSFAPAPSLPPAPSLPPAPALPPAPAPGPAAAPAHAPAPAEDHDALLRRLRELGELHQAGILTAEEFSTAKAAILGRF from the coding sequence ATGGCGGAAATCATCCAGAAGGACGGCACATGGACCTTCGACGGGGACGCGGTGCGCATCGTGCCGGGCCGCGACAAGGGGGTGGGACTGCTGCGCCAGACGCTGGGCGAGGTGCTCGTCCCGCTGCGCGCGCTGGCCGGCATCTCCTACGAACCGGGGCGCAAGGCGGGCCGGCTGCGCCTGCGGCTGCGTGACGGCGCCGACCCGCTGCTCCAGGTGACGGGCGGCCGGCTGCCGGAGGCCTCCGACCCGTACCGGCTGACCGTGGAGCCGGACCGAGGCGGGGTGGCGGAGTACTTCGTGGACGAGGTGCGCAACGCCCTGCTGCTGGACCAGGTGGACGCCGGGCCCGCCGACTCCTACCTGCTGCCGGGACCCGCCGTGCCGATCGCGGTCGGCGCGGGCGACGGGACGGTCGCCTTCGACGGCGACCGGGTGTCCCTGGAGTGGAACTGGACCACGGAAGAGGCGAAACGGTCCGGCGGGGCCCGGGCGTTCAGGGTCGCGGACCTGCGGTCGGTGGAGTGGGCCCCGTCCCGGGGGCTGGAGAACGGGTGGATCCGCTTCGCCCTGGCCGGCGCCGGCCAGAGCGCGGCGCCGAAGTACGACCCGCACACGGTGGAACTGTTCGGCTTCAAGAAGGACCCGCTGATGGCACTGGTCGCGGCCGCCGTCGCGGTCCGCATGCCGCACCCGGCGGCGCCCTCGCCGGAGCCCGATCCGTCACCCTCCCCCTCGTTCCCGCCCTCCTTCGCGCCCGCGCCCTCGCTCCCGCCCGCGCCCTCGCTCCCGCCCGCGCCCGCGCTCCCGCCCGCGCCCGCGCCCGGCCCGGCCGCCGCACCGGCCCACGCCCCCGCTCCAGCGGAGGACCACGACGCCCTGCTGCGCCGGCTGCGCGAGCTGGGAGAGCTGCATCAGGCGGGGATCCTCACGGCCGAGGAGTTCTCGACGGCGAAAGCAGCGATTTTGGGTCGTTTCTGA
- the glmS gene encoding glutamine--fructose-6-phosphate transaminase (isomerizing), with protein MCGIVGYIGKRDVAPLLLEGLQRLEYRGYDSAGIVVNSPKAAALKVVKAKGRVRELESRVPKRFAGTTGIAHTRWATHGAPSDINSHPHLDADNKVAVVHNGIVDNASELRAKLEADGVVFLSETDTEVLVHLIARAQADTLEEKVREALKVVEGTYGIAVMHADFPDRIVVARNGSPVVLGIGEKEMFVASDIAALVAHTRQIVTLDDGEMATLKADDFRTYTTSGTTTTATPETVEWEAASYDMGGHDTYMHKEISEQADAVDRVLRGRIDDRFNTVHLGGLNLDPREARGIRRVKILGCGTSYHAGLIGAGLIESLARIPADAEPASEFRYRNPVVDPDTLYIAVSQSGETYDVLAAVQELKRKGARVLGVVNVVGSAIARAADGGVYVHAGPEVCVVSTKCFTNTVVAFALLAVHLGRIRDLSVTDGKRIIDGLRKLPAQIQEILDGEEDIKKLAAEYAEAKSMMFIGRVRGYPVALEASLKLKEISYIHAEAYPASELKHGPLALIEPSLPTVAIVPDDDLLEKNRAALEEIKARSGRILAVAHTKQEKADHTILVPKNEDELDPILMGIPLQLLAYHTALAMGRDIDKPRNLAKSVTVE; from the coding sequence ATGTGCGGAATCGTGGGTTACATCGGCAAGCGTGACGTGGCACCGCTGCTGCTGGAGGGCCTGCAGCGACTCGAGTACCGCGGCTACGACTCCGCGGGCATCGTCGTCAACAGCCCGAAGGCCGCGGCCCTGAAGGTCGTCAAGGCCAAGGGCCGCGTACGCGAGCTGGAGTCCCGGGTCCCCAAGCGCTTCGCCGGCACCACCGGCATCGCCCACACCCGCTGGGCCACCCACGGCGCCCCGAGCGACATCAACTCCCACCCGCACCTGGACGCCGACAACAAGGTCGCCGTCGTGCACAACGGCATCGTCGACAACGCCTCCGAGCTGCGCGCCAAGCTGGAGGCCGACGGGGTCGTCTTCCTCTCGGAGACCGACACCGAGGTGCTCGTCCACCTCATCGCCCGCGCCCAGGCCGACACCCTGGAGGAGAAGGTCCGCGAGGCGCTCAAGGTCGTCGAGGGCACCTACGGCATCGCCGTCATGCACGCCGACTTCCCCGACCGCATCGTCGTGGCCCGCAACGGCTCCCCGGTCGTCCTCGGCATCGGCGAGAAGGAGATGTTCGTCGCCTCGGACATCGCCGCGCTCGTCGCCCACACCCGCCAGATCGTCACCCTCGACGACGGCGAGATGGCGACCCTGAAGGCCGACGACTTCCGGACGTACACCACCTCCGGTACGACGACCACCGCCACGCCCGAGACCGTGGAGTGGGAGGCCGCCTCCTACGACATGGGCGGCCACGACACGTACATGCACAAGGAGATCTCCGAGCAGGCCGACGCGGTCGACCGCGTCCTGCGCGGGCGGATCGACGACCGCTTCAACACCGTCCACCTGGGCGGCCTGAACCTGGACCCGCGCGAGGCGCGCGGCATCCGCCGGGTCAAGATCCTGGGCTGCGGCACCTCGTACCACGCCGGTCTGATCGGCGCGGGCCTCATCGAGAGCCTGGCCCGCATCCCCGCCGACGCCGAGCCGGCCTCGGAGTTCCGCTACCGCAACCCGGTCGTGGACCCCGACACCCTCTACATCGCCGTCTCCCAGTCCGGTGAGACGTACGACGTGCTCGCGGCCGTGCAGGAGCTCAAGCGCAAGGGCGCCCGCGTCCTCGGCGTGGTCAACGTGGTCGGCTCCGCGATCGCCCGCGCCGCCGACGGCGGCGTGTACGTGCACGCCGGCCCCGAGGTCTGCGTCGTCTCCACCAAGTGCTTCACCAACACGGTCGTGGCCTTCGCGCTGCTCGCCGTGCACCTCGGCCGCATCCGCGACCTGTCCGTCACCGACGGCAAGCGGATCATCGACGGCCTGCGCAAGCTGCCCGCGCAGATCCAGGAGATCCTGGACGGCGAGGAAGACATCAAGAAGCTGGCCGCCGAGTACGCCGAGGCCAAGTCGATGATGTTCATCGGCCGCGTCCGGGGCTACCCGGTGGCCCTGGAGGCCTCCCTGAAGCTCAAGGAGATCTCCTACATCCACGCCGAGGCCTACCCCGCCTCCGAGCTCAAGCACGGCCCGCTGGCCCTCATCGAGCCCTCGCTGCCGACGGTCGCCATCGTCCCGGACGACGACCTGCTGGAGAAGAACCGCGCGGCGCTCGAGGAGATCAAGGCCCGCAGCGGCCGGATCCTGGCGGTCGCCCACACCAAGCAGGAGAAGGCCGACCACACGATCCTCGTGCCCAAGAACGAGGACGAGCTGGACCCGATCCTGATGGGCATCCCGCTGCAGCTGCTGGCGTACCACACCGCCCTGGCCATGGGCCGGGACATCGACAAGCCGCGCAACCTGGCGAAGTCCGTCACGGTCGAGTAG
- a CDS encoding acetate uptake transporter has translation MDNGVSAGSTASTSTLGHIALGLTLLAFGIGHTGIIDGVTVANSVSLATFLGGLALFVLGVMEYRGGNGFNGTAFAGIGAFWFTWANGADGKVSAHAAGLFLVLFAMLALTLAASASRGLFGQGVYGLFTLSLLLLAIGAFAENDGLAKAAGWVAALSGLLAWYGATAALASWPMAFGKGSRGAVAAS, from the coding sequence GTGGACAATGGTGTCTCTGCGGGAAGCACGGCCTCGACTTCGACCCTCGGGCACATCGCCCTGGGTCTCACCCTTCTCGCGTTCGGTATCGGCCACACCGGGATCATCGACGGTGTCACCGTGGCCAACTCCGTGTCGCTCGCGACATTCCTCGGCGGTCTCGCCCTGTTCGTCCTCGGAGTCATGGAGTACCGGGGCGGCAACGGCTTCAACGGCACCGCGTTCGCGGGCATCGGAGCCTTCTGGTTCACCTGGGCCAACGGAGCCGACGGAAAGGTTTCGGCACACGCGGCCGGACTGTTCCTCGTCCTGTTCGCCATGCTGGCACTGACCCTCGCCGCCTCGGCCTCGCGCGGGCTGTTCGGGCAGGGCGTGTACGGCCTGTTCACCCTCTCCCTGCTGCTCCTGGCGATAGGCGCCTTCGCCGAGAACGACGGGCTGGCCAAGGCGGCCGGCTGGGTGGCGGCGCTCTCCGGACTGCTGGCCTGGTACGGGGCCACCGCGGCGCTGGCGAGCTGGCCGATGGCCTTCGGAAAGGGTTCGCGCGGCGCGGTCGCCGCGAGCTGA
- a CDS encoding universal stress protein, producing the protein MAGHEFSEPADRKRKRLADPESADLRAVEQPRHPCDPAFRHGVVVGFDGSTSSERALAYAIGMARRSGSGLIIVHVANRLPTTVWAGCEPPVFVDVPDHRTEVLGLELACADYLSEVPWILVERGGDICHELEEVGREYSADAIVVGSTHGIVGRIFGSVAGRLAKRAQRPVVVIP; encoded by the coding sequence ATGGCCGGTCACGAATTCTCCGAACCCGCGGACCGCAAGCGCAAACGACTCGCCGATCCAGAATCGGCCGACCTGCGCGCGGTGGAACAACCACGTCATCCATGCGACCCGGCCTTCCGGCACGGGGTCGTGGTGGGCTTCGACGGATCCACGTCCAGTGAGCGCGCTCTCGCGTACGCGATCGGCATGGCCCGTCGCTCCGGATCCGGTCTGATCATCGTCCACGTGGCGAACCGGCTGCCCACCACCGTGTGGGCCGGCTGCGAGCCACCGGTCTTCGTGGACGTGCCGGACCACCGCACCGAGGTGCTGGGTCTGGAGCTGGCCTGCGCGGACTACCTGTCCGAGGTGCCGTGGATCCTCGTCGAGCGCGGCGGGGACATCTGCCACGAGCTGGAGGAGGTCGGCCGGGAGTACTCGGCGGACGCCATCGTGGTCGGCTCCACGCACGGGATCGTCGGCCGGATCTTCGGATCGGTGGCGGGCCGGCTGGCGAAGCGGGCGCAGCGACCGGTCGTTGTCATCCCGTAA